One Stigmatopora nigra isolate UIUO_SnigA chromosome 1, RoL_Snig_1.1, whole genome shotgun sequence DNA segment encodes these proteins:
- the LOC144196032 gene encoding glucose-6-phosphate 1-dehydrogenase-like, whose protein sequence is MESQKQTAPLSRSEVFGQLRKELHGQLQGDRSNVFIILGASGDLAKKKIYATLWWLYRDGLLPEETYFVGFARSNLTMEDIKAACLPYMKVTDNEGERLSAFFSRNSYLSGCYDDSKSFQKLNTHVSSLPGGVEANRLFYLALPPTVYRDVCTNIAGHCMNPKGWNRLIVEKPFGRDLGSSQELSAHMASLFSEEQIYRIDHYLGKEMVQNLMVLRFGNRIFGPIWNRNSVSCVVLTFKEPFGTYGRGGYFDDFGIIRDVMQNHLLQMLCLAAMEKPASTGPDDVRNEKVKVLKCIAPVDPSEVVLGQYVGDPKGEGLAKLGYLDDPTVPEGSCTPTFAMAVLYVHNERWDGVPFILRCGKALNERKAELRLQFTDVPGDIFANECQRNELVVRVQPDEAIYLKMTTKRPGGHFRPEETELDLTYKSRYKNVKLPDAYERLILDVFCGNQMHFVRSDELREAWRIFTPLLHKIEENKSRPLPYKYGSRGPKEADELLKTAGFHYEGKYKWVQPHM, encoded by the exons GGAGATCTTGCAAAGAAGAAGATCTACGCCACATTATG GTGGTTGTACCGAGATGGTCTGCTCCCAGAGGAAACCTACTTTGTGGGCTTTGCGCGCTCAAACTTGACAATGGAGGACATCAAGGCAGCATGCCTGCCTTACATGAAG GTGACGGATAATGAGGGTGAGCGCCTGTCCGCCTTCTTCAGCAGGAATTCATATCTGAGCGGTTGCTACGACGATTCCAAATCCTTCCAAAAGCTCAACACTCACGTGTCCTCTCTCCCCGGCGGAGTGGAGGCCAACCGGCTCTTCTACCTGGCTCTGCCTCCCACGGTTTACCGCGACGTCTGCACAAACATTGCTGGCCACTGCATGAACCCTAA GGGTTGGAACAGACTCATCGTTGAGAAGCCTTTCGGACGCGACCTGGGCAGCTCCCAAGAGCTGTCCGCGCACATGGCTTCACTTTTTTCCGAGGAACAGATCTACCGCATCGACCACTACCTGGGCAAAGAGATGGTTCAGAACCTCATGGTGCTCAG GTTTGGCAATCGTATCTTCGGACCAATCTGGAACAGGAACAGCGTGTCCTGTGTGGTGCTCACCTTCAAGGAGCCATTTGGGACCTACGGTCGTGGAGGTTACTTTGATGATTTTGGGATCATTCG AGACGTGATGCAAAACCATCTACTACAGATGCTTTGCTTGGCCGCCATGGAGAAGCCCGCCTCCACAGGGCCAGATGACGTGAGAAATGAGAAG GTGAAGGTGTTGAAGTGCATCGCTCCTGTGGATCCCTCCGAGGTGGTCCTTGGGCAGTATGTCGGGGACCCCAAGGGCGAGGGTCTGGCCAAATTGGGGTACCTGGATGACCCTACCGTCCCCGAGGGCTCCTGCACTCCCACCTTTGCCATGGCTGTGCTCTATGTGCACAATGAAAGATGGGACG GTGTGCCTTTCATCCTACGTTGCGGTAAAGCTCTCAACGAGCGTAAGGCCGAGTTACGGCTCCAGTTCACTGATGTACCAGGGGACATCTTCGCAAATGAATGTCAAAGGAACGAGCTGGTCGTTCGAGTTCAGCCGGACGAAGCCATCTATCTAAAGATGACCACCAAGAGGCCAGGAGGTCACTTCAGGCCAGAAGAAACTGAGTTGGATCTCACCTATAAGAGCAGATACAAG AATGTCAAGCTCCCGGACGCATACGAGAGGCTCATACTGGATGTCTTCTGTGGCAATCAGATGCATTTCGTCCGCAG TGATGAATTGCGGGAGGCTTGGAGAATTTTCACTCCGCTCCTCcacaaaattgaagaaaataagaGCCGCCCTTTACCCTACAAATACGGAAG TCGCGGACCAAAAGAAGCTGACGAGCTGCTGAAGACGGCTGGGTTCCACTATGAGGGGAAATACAAATGGGTGCAACCTCATATGTGa
- the LOC144199251 gene encoding ceramide kinase has protein sequence MESSLWLGNKRHRATLTGWNFKWTRLDKKNNENQTISVSVSDVVGVEEGRVNVLPRKSVKDSDKDFTVFYVKRVRSGSSRGLLWRLSQTQFSCPSRVLRDQWTKHLRAALKTHCPLRPNKLLVFINPFGGKKKGKHIYDSLASPLFELAGINCHVIVTERANQARDHLLKKDLAGYDGVVCVGGDGMFSEVLHGLIGRTQQEAGLCENDPSVALQACPLHIGIIPAGSTDCVCYATVGVSDPVTSALHIIIGDSQPLDVCSVHHANTLVRYSVSLLGYGFYGDVLAQSEKKRWMGPLRYDYAGTLVYLSNRSYAGVVHFLPADPLISSPRDKTRCLSGCDVCSSSTERLFIQSSESSSLCSSQHSIIGSEPEGEWVKVEGRFRCVSLTCMSCSCPKSPLGLSPSAHLADGTGDLILVWDSNPLGFLKYLYRHTSSQDQFDLPFVEVHRVKAIRFSVSSIEEDDTYRVVQEPSPSEVEDLSRDGSLQQLRSKCTPLSRATCGICCSRAPTRSVWNCDGEILPFTDIQCRIHGQLVKLYARGIEDTAAVQSENGQL, from the exons TTTCAGTGTCGGTATCAGATGTGGTCGGCGTGGAGGAGGGGAGAGTCAACGTTCTGCCCCGCAAATCTGTCAAGGACTCGGACAAAGACTTCACTG TGTTCTACGTAAAGCGTGTCCGAAGCGGCAGCTCCCGTGGGTTGCTATGGCGACTGAGTCAGACTCAGTTTAGCTGCCCTAGTCGAGTCCTGAGAGACCAGTGGACCAAGCATTTGAGAGCTGCTCTCAAAACTCATT GTCCTTTGCGTCCAAATAAATTATTGGTGTTTATTAATCCATTTGGAGGgaagaagaaaggaaagcacattTATGACTCTCTGGCTTCTCCCCTCTTTGAGCTAGCTGGTATCAACTGTCATGTTATCG TAACAGAACGAGCCAACCAAGCCAGAGACCACCTCCTCAAAAAAGACCTCGCTGGCTACGACGG CGTAGTATGCGTTGGTGGCGACGGCATGTTCAGCGAGGTGCTTCACGGCCTGATTGGTCGCACGCAACAAGAAGCGGGCCTGTGCGAGAACGATCCGTCAGTTGCCTTACAAGCGTGTCCGCTTCACATTGGCATCATTCCGGCAG GCTCCACAGATTGTGTCTGCTATGCCACTGTAGGAGTGAGCGATCCAGTTACGTCAGCACTGCACATCATCATCG GAGACTCTCAGCCTCTGGATGTTTGTTCTGTACATCACGCTAACACTTTGGTGCGCTACTCCGTCTCTCTGCTTGGTTACGGGTTCTACGGAGACGTGCTGGCGCAGAGTGAGAAAAAACGCTGGATGGGACCGCTCAGATATGACTACGCTg GTACGTTGGTGTATCTGAGCAACAGAAGCTACGCAGGGGTGGTTCACTTTCTGCCGGCAGACCCGCTTATTTCCAGCCCTAGGGACAAGACGCGGTGCCTTTCGGG GTGCGATGTGTGTTCCAGCAGCACGGAGAGACTTTTCATCCAGTCTTCAGAATCAAGCTCACTTTGTAGCTCTCAGCACAGCATCATTGGCAGTGAACCAGAag GTGAATGGGTGAAGGTCGAGGGCAGGTTCCGCTGCGTCTCGCTCACTTGCATGTCTTGCTCGTGCCCAAAAAGTCCTCTTGGCCTCTCACCGTCCGCTCACCTAGCTGACGGGACGGGTGACCTCATCCTGGTGTGGGACTCCAACCCTCTGGGCTTCCTCAAGTACCTCTACAGGCACACCAGCTCGCAAGACCAG TTCGATCTTCCTTTTGTGGAGGTCCACCGTGTGAAGGCAATTCGATTTTCGgtctcctccattgaagaggaCGACACGTACAGGGTGGTGCAAGAACCCAGTCCATCAGAAGTGGAGGATTTAAGCAGGGATGGATCTCTGCAGCAACTTCGCAGCAAATGCACGCCACTTTCAAGAGCCACGTGCGGAATCTGCTGCAGCAGAGCGCCAACTAGGTCCGTGTGGAACTGTGACGGCGAGATTCTGCCCTTCACTGACATACAGTGCAG gatCCACGGGCAGCTAGTGAAACTTTACGCCAGAGGCATTGAAGACACAGCGGCCGTTCAATCAGAAAATGGCCAACTGTGA